A genomic segment from Nocardia cyriacigeorgica GUH-2 encodes:
- a CDS encoding VWA domain-containing protein, which produces MSISNFTAQIWLGFLAIVALIALGYVLVQRRKHKHMLRFSNMEQLEKVAPSRPSPLRHVPIVLLIIGMAFSTIGAAGPTAEKKVPRNRATVVLVMDVSLSMEATDVPPTRLRVAQQAAKDFADGLTPGINLGLVTFAGTASVLVPPTTSRESVKAAIDQIKLSERTATGEGIYTALQSIEVLGAALGGAETPPPARIVLMSDGKQTVPDFADVDNPRHEFVAARMAKQKGIPVSTISFGTKWGTVDIPREDGGTQRVPVAVDDEAMREIAQLSGGEFYTAASLRELSAVYDTLEEQIGFEVTRGDASRPWWLLGMLFTLAGVLAALASRQRLP; this is translated from the coding sequence GTGAGTATTTCCAACTTCACCGCGCAGATCTGGCTCGGATTCCTGGCCATCGTCGCGCTCATCGCCCTCGGCTATGTACTGGTGCAGCGTCGCAAGCACAAGCACATGCTGCGGTTCAGCAATATGGAGCAGCTGGAGAAGGTCGCGCCCTCGCGGCCGAGCCCGCTGCGGCATGTCCCAATTGTTCTTCTGATCATCGGGATGGCGTTCTCCACAATCGGTGCGGCCGGACCGACGGCTGAAAAGAAGGTGCCACGTAACAGGGCGACCGTTGTGCTGGTGATGGATGTATCGCTGTCCATGGAGGCGACCGACGTGCCGCCTACGCGGCTGCGGGTCGCGCAGCAGGCAGCGAAAGATTTCGCAGATGGGTTGACCCCAGGCATCAACCTGGGCCTAGTCACCTTCGCGGGGACTGCGTCGGTACTCGTGCCACCTACAACCAGCAGGGAGTCGGTCAAAGCTGCGATCGACCAGATCAAACTATCCGAACGTACCGCGACCGGCGAAGGCATCTACACAGCGCTGCAGTCGATCGAAGTCCTGGGGGCGGCTCTTGGCGGGGCGGAAACTCCGCCACCGGCCCGGATCGTGCTGATGTCGGACGGTAAACAGACGGTGCCCGATTTCGCTGATGTCGATAACCCGCGACATGAGTTCGTCGCTGCTCGAATGGCTAAGCAGAAGGGCATCCCCGTCTCGACGATCTCGTTTGGCACAAAGTGGGGCACTGTTGATATCCCCCGGGAGGACGGTGGTACGCAGCGCGTGCCGGTCGCCGTGGACGACGAAGCGATGCGGGAAATCGCTCAACTGTCCGGCGGCGAGTTCTACACGGCGGCTAGCTTGCGGGAACTGTCGGCTGTCTACGACACGCTAGAGGAGCAGATCGGATTCGAGGTGACCCGGGGGGACGCCAGTCGGCCATGGTGGCTGCTCGGCATGCTCTTTACCCTGGCGGGTGTACTCGCGGCGCTGGCTTCCAGGCAGCGGTTGCCATGA
- a CDS encoding peptidase inhibitor family I36 protein gives MSAFAVVIAPTPTASAASCSTGDACFWSGENYSGRATQLKNSDNKKNYCINLNVPSQSVISNYDRQFLLSSESCGGGKKQYRYVSAGQKVPSLGFTARSISWCPSC, from the coding sequence ATGTCGGCGTTCGCTGTCGTCATAGCTCCAACACCGACGGCTTCCGCTGCGTCTTGCTCAACTGGGGACGCGTGTTTCTGGTCTGGCGAGAATTACTCCGGTCGTGCGACGCAGCTAAAGAATTCGGATAACAAGAAAAACTACTGTATAAATTTGAACGTGCCGTCACAGTCCGTTATCAGCAACTACGATAGGCAGTTTCTGCTGAGTAGTGAGTCCTGTGGCGGTGGCAAGAAGCAGTATCGCTATGTAAGCGCTGGTCAGAAGGTACCGTCCCTGGGTTTCACCGCGCGTTCGATCAGCTGGTGTCCTTCGTGCTGA
- the fabG1 gene encoding 3-oxoacyl-ACP reductase FabG1 — MSNSVEDSRKSESQNAERASRSVLVTGGNRGIGLAVAQRLLADGHKVAVTHRGSGVPDGLFGVKCDVTDSESVDRAFSEVEAHQGPVEVLVANAGITDDTLLMRMTEEQFEKVIDANLTGAFRCAKRANRAMLRARWGRMIFLGSVVGMAGQAGQINYASSKAGVIGLARSVTRELGSRSITANVVAPGFIETDMTKDLPEDLRDMAKKFIPLQRLGRAEDVAAVVSFLASEDSAYVSGAVIPVDGGMGMGH, encoded by the coding sequence ATGTCGAACTCTGTCGAGGACAGTCGTAAGTCGGAATCGCAGAATGCGGAGCGGGCCTCCCGGTCGGTACTGGTGACCGGTGGTAACCGTGGCATCGGTCTCGCGGTCGCGCAGCGCCTCCTCGCCGATGGACACAAGGTCGCCGTCACCCACCGTGGTTCGGGTGTGCCGGACGGGCTGTTCGGGGTGAAATGCGATGTGACCGACAGCGAATCGGTCGATCGCGCGTTCTCCGAGGTGGAGGCGCATCAGGGTCCGGTCGAGGTGCTGGTGGCCAATGCCGGTATCACCGACGACACGCTGCTGATGCGGATGACGGAGGAGCAGTTCGAGAAAGTCATCGATGCCAACCTCACCGGCGCCTTCCGCTGCGCCAAGCGAGCGAACCGGGCCATGTTGCGCGCGCGCTGGGGTCGGATGATCTTCCTCGGTTCGGTTGTCGGCATGGCCGGCCAGGCCGGTCAGATCAACTACGCATCTTCCAAGGCCGGCGTCATCGGCCTGGCCCGCTCGGTCACCCGTGAGCTCGGCTCGCGTTCGATCACCGCCAACGTGGTCGCCCCCGGTTTCATCGAGACGGACATGACCAAGGATCTGCCCGAAGATCTGCGCGACATGGCGAAGAAGTTCATCCCGTTGCAGCGTCTCGGCCGGGCCGAGGACGTCGCCGCCGTGGTCAGCTTCCTCGCGTCCGAGGACTCGGCCTACGTTTCCGGCGCCGTGATCCCGGTCGACGGCGGCATGGGCATGGGCCACTGA
- the inhA gene encoding NADH-dependent enoyl-ACP reductase InhA — MSGLLDGKTILVTGIITDASIAFHAAAIAQEQGAKVIITGIPERLRLIDRIAKRLPKEVPPAIGLDVTNEDDLAQLADKIRELAPEGLDGVLHSIAFAPRTLMGPEAKPFLEGPGPDAAKAFEISAWSYASLARAVLPVMNEGGSIVGMDFDPRTAMPYYNWMGVAKAALESVNRYVAREVGEAKKVRSNLIAAGPIKTLAAKAIAGTATDDAAKLNQLNTYWDGASPIGWDVDDPTVVGKSVVALLSDWLPGTTGSIIYVDGGASHNTWFPENMPVN, encoded by the coding sequence ATGAGCGGACTGCTCGACGGTAAGACCATCCTGGTCACCGGCATCATCACCGACGCCTCCATCGCGTTCCACGCGGCGGCCATCGCGCAGGAACAGGGCGCGAAGGTGATCATCACCGGTATCCCGGAGCGCCTGCGCCTGATCGACCGGATCGCCAAGCGCCTGCCCAAGGAAGTGCCGCCGGCGATCGGCCTCGACGTCACCAACGAAGACGACCTGGCCCAGCTCGCCGACAAGATCCGCGAGCTGGCCCCGGAAGGCCTCGACGGTGTGCTGCACTCCATCGCGTTCGCCCCGCGCACGCTGATGGGCCCGGAGGCCAAGCCGTTCCTCGAGGGCCCCGGCCCGGACGCCGCCAAGGCGTTCGAGATCTCGGCCTGGAGCTACGCCTCGCTGGCGCGGGCGGTGCTGCCGGTGATGAACGAGGGCGGCTCCATCGTCGGCATGGACTTCGACCCGCGCACCGCCATGCCGTACTACAACTGGATGGGTGTGGCGAAGGCGGCGCTGGAATCGGTGAACCGCTACGTCGCGCGTGAGGTCGGTGAGGCGAAGAAGGTGCGCTCGAACCTGATCGCCGCCGGTCCGATCAAGACTCTGGCCGCCAAGGCCATCGCCGGCACCGCCACCGACGACGCCGCCAAGCTGAACCAGCTCAACACCTACTGGGACGGTGCCTCGCCGATCGGCTGGGATGTCGACGACCCGACCGTCGTGGGCAAGTCCGTGGTGGCGCTGCTCTCGGATTGGCTGCCCGGCACCACCGGCTCGATCATCTACGTCGACGGCGGCGCCAGCCACAACACCTGGTTCCCGGAGAACATGCCGGTCAACTGA
- a CDS encoding ferrochelatase yields the protein MGRSADALLLLSFGGPERPEDVMPFLENVTRGRGVPQERLAEVAEHYLHFGGVSPINELNRRIIAAVEAELRTAGRDLPVYFGNRNWHPMAEDTLARMTADGVRSALVFPTSAWGGYSGCLQYQEDIVRARDSVGHDAPELIKLRQYFDHPLLINSFADAIRVAVQQIPADRRDRIRLVFTAHSIPVSADRTAGPPADGGALYSRQVADAARLCAAATGFADYDVVWQSRSGPPQVPWLEPDIVDHLENLSGKGVDAVVVCPVGFVSDHLEVIWDLDNEAAQKAAELGMAFARAGTPGADPRFAKLVVELIGEHLDDVPPRRLGSAPGYGCTVNGAPCAVDCCKPPARPAR from the coding sequence GTGGGCCGTTCGGCCGATGCGTTGCTACTGCTGTCGTTCGGCGGCCCCGAACGCCCCGAGGACGTGATGCCGTTCCTGGAGAACGTCACTCGGGGCCGGGGCGTGCCGCAGGAACGTCTCGCCGAAGTCGCCGAGCACTATCTGCACTTCGGCGGGGTGTCGCCGATCAATGAACTCAACCGCCGCATCATCGCCGCGGTGGAAGCCGAATTGCGCACGGCCGGAAGGGATCTGCCGGTCTATTTCGGCAACCGCAATTGGCATCCGATGGCCGAGGACACCCTCGCCCGGATGACCGCCGACGGGGTGCGCTCGGCGCTGGTCTTTCCCACCTCGGCCTGGGGCGGCTACTCGGGCTGTTTGCAGTATCAGGAAGACATCGTTCGCGCCCGTGACTCGGTCGGCCACGACGCACCTGAATTGATCAAGCTACGGCAGTACTTCGACCACCCGCTGCTGATCAACTCCTTCGCCGACGCGATTCGCGTTGCGGTGCAGCAGATTCCGGCCGATCGCCGCGACCGGATCCGGCTGGTGTTCACCGCGCACTCGATCCCCGTCTCGGCCGACCGCACCGCGGGCCCGCCCGCCGACGGTGGTGCGCTCTACAGCCGCCAGGTCGCTGATGCCGCCCGATTGTGCGCGGCGGCAACGGGTTTCGCCGATTACGACGTGGTGTGGCAGTCGCGGTCGGGTCCGCCGCAGGTGCCGTGGCTCGAGCCCGACATCGTCGACCATCTGGAGAACTTGTCCGGCAAGGGTGTCGACGCCGTGGTGGTGTGCCCGGTCGGGTTCGTCTCCGATCATCTCGAGGTGATCTGGGATCTCGACAACGAGGCCGCGCAGAAGGCCGCCGAACTCGGCATGGCCTTCGCCCGCGCCGGCACCCCGGGTGCCGATCCGCGGTTCGCGAAACTGGTCGTCGAGCTGATCGGCGAACACCTCGACGACGTGCCGCCGCGACGCCTCGGGTCCGCGCCGGGTTACGGGTGCACCGTCAACGGCGCCCCGTGTGCGGTGGACTGCTGTAAGCCGCCTGCGCGCCCGGCACGCTGA